One segment of Chlorocebus sabaeus isolate Y175 chromosome 24, mChlSab1.0.hap1, whole genome shotgun sequence DNA contains the following:
- the TUNAR gene encoding protein TUNAR isoform X2 produces MVITSGNDEDRGGQEKESKEESVLAMLGIIGTILNLIVIIFVYIYTTL; encoded by the coding sequence ATGGTAATCACGAGTGGAAATGATGAAGACAGAGGaggtcaagaaaaagaaagtaaggagGAGAGTGTCTTGGCAATGCTGGGGATTATCGGGACCATTCTGAACCTGATTGTGATCATATTTGTCTACATATACACCACCCTGTGA
- the TUNAR gene encoding protein TUNAR isoform X1, giving the protein MRFSVSLERKIKTFATKMVITSGNDEDRGGQEKESKEESVLAMLGIIGTILNLIVIIFVYIYTTL; this is encoded by the coding sequence GTTAGCCTGGAGAGGAAGATAAAGACATTTGCAACCAAGATGGTAATCACGAGTGGAAATGATGAAGACAGAGGaggtcaagaaaaagaaagtaaggagGAGAGTGTCTTGGCAATGCTGGGGATTATCGGGACCATTCTGAACCTGATTGTGATCATATTTGTCTACATATACACCACCCTGTGA